In Panthera tigris isolate Pti1 chromosome C1, P.tigris_Pti1_mat1.1, whole genome shotgun sequence, the following proteins share a genomic window:
- the LOC102959440 gene encoding 40S ribosomal protein S14-like, whose amino-acid sequence MCQKSPEVVVMGSDSNLLSGGGVWRRHAEIAPLKGKEKKEEQVISLRSQVAEGENVFGVHHIFASFSDTIVQVTDLSGKETICFVTSEMKVKADRDESSPFAAMLAAQDVAQRYKELGTASLHIQLQATGANRTKIPGPGAQSALRAIVHSGMKIGQIEEATPIPSDSTCRKRGCCGHRL is encoded by the exons ATGTGCCAGAAGAGTCCTGAAGTAGTAGTGATGGGATCAGACAG TAATTTGCTTTCTGGTGGTGGAGTCTGGAGAAGACATGCGGAAATCGCACCTctcaaggggaaggaaaagaaggaagaacaggtCATCAGCCTCAGATCTCAAGTGGCTGAAGGAGAAAATGTGTTTGGTGTCCACCACATCTTTGCATCCTTCAGTGACACTATTGTCCAGGTCACTGATCTTTCTGGCAAGGAAACCATCTGCTTTGTGACTAGTGAGATGAAGGTGAAGGCTGACCGAGATGAGTCCTCTCCCTTTGCTGCCATGTTGGCTGCCCAGGATGTAGCCCAAAGGTACAAGGAGCTGGGCACCGCTTCCCTCCACATCCAACTCCAGGCCACAGGAGCAAATAGGACCAAGATCCCTGGCCCTGGAGCCCAGTCAGCCCTCAGAGCCATTGTCCACTCAGGAATGAAGATCGGGCAGATTGAGGAAgccacccccatcccctctgATAGCACCTGTAGGAAGAGGGGTTGCTGTGGTCACCGTCTATGA